In one window of Nerophis ophidion isolate RoL-2023_Sa linkage group LG05, RoL_Noph_v1.0, whole genome shotgun sequence DNA:
- the rad9a gene encoding cell cycle checkpoint control protein RAD9A isoform X2: MAIKSVAAVFRSLASLEKTVEKCHIELDKRKDRLTFTLHCKHGLLKTHNLSFQDSESLQAVFDKDNSANTFRANPRLLVDTVVHFPPSLDEVTLSVTDERMWFRNHVDEGLEQSKAMLTELCLASDEFDHFAVQTHNSITFCLKESRGLLLFAESTGLPISIYFNEPGSPLVLSVTDSVLEGNFVLATLSDDTRNSTKRGRSPPPPPPPDDFMNDDMDAYLIAMDTSIAPGPAETDPTLSKRHNVADHRSRLHGPEEEETAEEDGPPNKKFCSLLFGSVLPPSSQTTTQPMSGQEVLASDSEDDT; this comes from the exons ATGGCAATAAAG AGTGTGGCGGCAGTCTTCAGGTCCCTGGCGTCTCTGGAGAAGACGGTAGAAAAGTGTCACATCGAGCTGGACAAGCGAAAGGATCGACTTACCTTCACGCTGCATTGCAAACACG GTCTCTTGAAGACGCACAACCTGTCTTTCCAGGACAGTGAGAGCTTACAGGCGGTGTTTGATAAGGACAACAGTGCCAACACGTTTCGAGCCAATCCTAG GCTGCTGGTGGACACAGTTGTGCATTTCCCTCCTTCCCTGGACGAAGTGACTCTTTCAGTCACTGATGAAAGAATGTGGTTTAGGAACCATGTGGATGAAGGTTTAG AGCAGTCCAAGGCCATGCTGACGGAGCTGTGTCTGGCCTCCGATGAGTTTGACCATTTTGCCGTCCAAACTCACAACAGCATCACTTTCTGTCTGAAGGAATCCCGG GGTCTGTTACTTTTTGCAGAGTCGACAGGTCTCCCTATTTCTATATACTTTAATGAGCCGGGCAG CCCTCTCGTGCTCTCAGTGACTGACAGCGTACTGGAGGGCAACTTTGTGCTGGCCACACTTTCAGACGACACGAGAAACTCCACAAAAAG AGGGCGCTCCCCCCCGCCGCCTCCTCCTCCTGACGACTTCATGAACGACGACATGGATGCCTACCTCATCGCCATGGATACCAGCATTGCACCGGGTCCGGCTGAAACTGACCCTACCCTTTCTAAACGGCACAATGTAGCCGACCACAGGTCAAGACTGCACGGTCCAGAGGAGGAGGAAACGGCAGAAGAAGATGGACCCCCAAATAAGaag TTCTGTTCCCTGCTCTTCGGATCAGTGCTTCCCCCATCCTCTCAGACCACCACTCAGCCGATGAGCGGCCAAGAGGTTCTGGCCAGTGACAGTGAAGACGACACTTAG
- the rad9a gene encoding cell cycle checkpoint control protein RAD9A isoform X1: MECVVTGGNVKVFAKAIHSLSRVGDELYVEPEDKGLALRSVNSSRSAYACFLFTPLFFSRYTTPGGDVFRCKMAIKSVAAVFRSLASLEKTVEKCHIELDKRKDRLTFTLHCKHGLLKTHNLSFQDSESLQAVFDKDNSANTFRANPRLLVDTVVHFPPSLDEVTLSVTDERMWFRNHVDEGLEQSKAMLTELCLASDEFDHFAVQTHNSITFCLKESRGLLLFAESTGLPISIYFNEPGSPLVLSVTDSVLEGNFVLATLSDDTRNSTKRGRSPPPPPPPDDFMNDDMDAYLIAMDTSIAPGPAETDPTLSKRHNVADHRSRLHGPEEEETAEEDGPPNKKFCSLLFGSVLPPSSQTTTQPMSGQEVLASDSEDDT; the protein is encoded by the exons ATGGAGTGCGTTGTGACGGGCGGAAATGTGAAAG TGTTCGCCAAAGCCATCCACTCGCTGTCCAGGGTCGGCGATGAGCTGTACGTGGAGCCCGAAGACAAGGGG CTTGCCCTGCGGTCTGTCAACTCATCTCGGTCGGCTTACGCCTGCTTCCTGTTCACGCCGCTCTTCTTCAGCAG ATACACCACACCCGGCGGGGATGTCTTCCGCTGCAAAATGGCAATAAAG AGTGTGGCGGCAGTCTTCAGGTCCCTGGCGTCTCTGGAGAAGACGGTAGAAAAGTGTCACATCGAGCTGGACAAGCGAAAGGATCGACTTACCTTCACGCTGCATTGCAAACACG GTCTCTTGAAGACGCACAACCTGTCTTTCCAGGACAGTGAGAGCTTACAGGCGGTGTTTGATAAGGACAACAGTGCCAACACGTTTCGAGCCAATCCTAG GCTGCTGGTGGACACAGTTGTGCATTTCCCTCCTTCCCTGGACGAAGTGACTCTTTCAGTCACTGATGAAAGAATGTGGTTTAGGAACCATGTGGATGAAGGTTTAG AGCAGTCCAAGGCCATGCTGACGGAGCTGTGTCTGGCCTCCGATGAGTTTGACCATTTTGCCGTCCAAACTCACAACAGCATCACTTTCTGTCTGAAGGAATCCCGG GGTCTGTTACTTTTTGCAGAGTCGACAGGTCTCCCTATTTCTATATACTTTAATGAGCCGGGCAG CCCTCTCGTGCTCTCAGTGACTGACAGCGTACTGGAGGGCAACTTTGTGCTGGCCACACTTTCAGACGACACGAGAAACTCCACAAAAAG AGGGCGCTCCCCCCCGCCGCCTCCTCCTCCTGACGACTTCATGAACGACGACATGGATGCCTACCTCATCGCCATGGATACCAGCATTGCACCGGGTCCGGCTGAAACTGACCCTACCCTTTCTAAACGGCACAATGTAGCCGACCACAGGTCAAGACTGCACGGTCCAGAGGAGGAGGAAACGGCAGAAGAAGATGGACCCCCAAATAAGaag TTCTGTTCCCTGCTCTTCGGATCAGTGCTTCCCCCATCCTCTCAGACCACCACTCAGCCGATGAGCGGCCAAGAGGTTCTGGCCAGTGACAGTGAAGACGACACTTAG